From the genome of Mycteria americana isolate JAX WOST 10 ecotype Jacksonville Zoo and Gardens chromosome 12, USCA_MyAme_1.0, whole genome shotgun sequence, one region includes:
- the NPW gene encoding neuropeptide W produces the protein MARGQLSGGAWGALVLLGLMLPAAPAGAWYKHVASPRYHTVGRASGLLMGVRRSPYLWRRELPAEPPRRPGGAAPAAAAAPPPPGRPAGETPPPPPPPPPPGPGRLLQRLLRRGWGWGGPRPAPARPPPGPRQAELLPLEDMALIR, from the coding sequence aTGGCCAGGGGGCAGCTGTCGGGGGGCGCCTGGggggccctggtgctgctggggctgatgCTGCCGGCGGCGCCGGCGGGCGCCTGGTACAAGCACGTCGCCAGCCCCCGGTACCACACGGTGGGGCGCGCCTCGGGGCTGCTCATGGGCGTCCGCCGCTCCCCCTACCTCTGGCGCCGGGAGCTGccggccgagcccccccgccgccccgggggagccgcgcccgccgccgccgctgccccgccgcccccgggccgccccgccggggagacccccccgccgccgccgccgccgccgccgcccggccccggccgcctcctGCAGCGCCTGctccggcggggctggggctggggcggcccccgcccggcccccgcccggcccccgcccgggccccgccaAGCTGAG
- the ZNF598 gene encoding E3 ubiquitin-protein ligase ZNF598 isoform X3, with product MAASASGAAAGPADGSCVLCCGELEVVALGRCDHPICYRCSVRMRALCGVRYCAVCREELGQVVFGRKLTSFSTIALNQLQHEKKYDIYFTDGDVYALYRKLLQHECSLCPDVKPFNTFADLEQHMRKQHELFCCKLCVKHLKIFTYERKWYSRKDLARHRIHGDPDDTSHRGHPLCKFCDERYLDNDELLKHLRRDHYFCHFCDSDGAQEYYSDYEYLREHFREKHFLCEEGRCSTEQFTHAFRTEIDYKAHKTACHSKNRAEARQNRQIDLQFNYAPRHQRRNEGVIGGEDYEEVDRYNRQGRSGRLGGRGSQQNRRGSWRYKREEEDRDVAAAVRASVAAKRQEEKRRVEDKEDSSSRGKKEDLRDSEVLSSKRVPKSSNDATEAAANGALSQDDFPAIGSAAGPLQGSVQLAAVKLKEEDFPSLSSSAAPTISSGMSLTYTATAKKTAFQEEDFPALVSKMRPNNKTVTNITSAWNNGSSKNVVKAISNPCISQLAKKPSSLNSTKGSKKSNKLSQSDDEDSGSGLTTQEIRNTPTMFDVSSLLAASTSQTFTKVSKKKKVGVEKQRPSSPHLLQETSFPRSSTEKPPEAEQASNASSALHAPDRSATVMNGHSEKSLAICSTPKEPPGLKKPTVTNKCPLPQEDFPALGSSGSARMPPPPGFNTVVLLKSPPPPPGLSVPVSKPPPGFAVIPSTNICEPVTTSLKEPKSCHGSYLIPENFQQRNIQLIQSIKEFLQSDESKFNKFKTHSGQFRQGLISAAQYYKSCRELLGDNFKKIFNELLVLLPDTVKQQELLSAHNDFRIKEKQSSNKPKKNKKNVWQTDSNSDLDCCICPTCKQVLTQQDVVTHKALHIEDEEFPSLQAISRIIS from the exons ATGGCCGCCTCGGcctccggcgcggcggcgggccccgccgACGGGTCGTGCGTGCTGTGCTGcggggagctggaggtggtggcGCTGGGCCGCTGCGACCACCCCATCTGCTACCGGTGCTCGGTGCGGATGCGGGCGCTGTGCGGCGTGCGGTACTGCGCGGTGTGCCGGGAGGAGCTGGGCCAG GTTGTCTTTGGACGGAAGCTTACATCTTTCTCAACAATAGCACTTAACCAGTTGCAGCATGAGAAGaaatatgacatttattttacagatggagatGTTTATGCACTGTACAG GAAGCTGCTGCAGCATGAATGCTCTTTGTGTCCAGATGTGAAGCCGTTCAATACCTTTGCAGATCTGGAACAGCACATGAGGAAGCAGCATGAACTCTTCTGTTGCAAGCTCTGTGTTAAACACTTAAAG atttttactTATGAACGGAAATGGTATTCTCGTAAGGACCTCGCCCGTCATCGAATCCATGGAGATCCAGATGACACCTCTCATCGTGGGCATCCCCTGTGTAAATTTTGTGACGAGCGTTATTTGGATAATGACGAGTTACTGAAACACCTAAGACGAGAtcattatttttgtcatttctgtgaCTCTGATGGTGCTCAGGAATACTACAG TGATTATGAATACCTTCGTGAACACTTCCGCGAAAAGCACTTCCTTTGCGAAGAGGGACGGTGCAGCACAGAACAGTTTACCCATGCTTTCCGCACAGAAATAGATTATAAAGCGCACAAAACGGCCTGCCACAGCAAGAACAGGGCAGAGGCCAGGCAGAACCGGCAGATAGACCTTCAGTTTAACTATGCTCCCAGGCACCAGAGGAGGAATGAGG GTGTTATAGGTGGAGAGGACTATGAAGAAGTTGACAGGTATAACAGGCAGGGGAGGTCAGGCAGATTGGGCGGCCGAGGAAGTCAGCAAAAcagaagaggcagctggagaTATAAGAG GGAAGAAGAAGACAGAGACGTTGCAGCAGCAGTCAGGGCATCCGTAGCAGCTAAACGGCAAGAAGAGAAAAGACGCGTAGAAGACAaagaggacagcagcagcagaggtaaaAAGGAGGACTTGAGGGATTCGGAAGTGCTCAGCTCCAAACGCGTGCCAAAGTCTTCAAATGATGCTACAG AAGCAGCTGCTAACGGCGCTTTAAGCCAAGACGACTTTCCAGCAATTGGTTCGGCAGCGGGACCTCTACAAGG cTCTGTCCAGCTAGCAGCGGTTAAGCTTAAAGAAGAAGATTTCCCAAGCTTGTCATCCTCTGCAGCACCCACCATCTCTTCTGGGATGTCTTTGACATATACAGCGactgcaaagaaaacagctttccaaGAGGAGGATTTTCCAGCTCTGGTGTCCAAAATGAGGCCTAACAATAAAACAGTAACTAACATCACATCTGCGTGGAACAATGGTTCCAGTAAAAACGTGGTCAAAGCCATTAGCAACCCCTGCATAAGCCAATTGGCCAAAAAACCATCCTCCTTGAATAGCACTAAAGGAAGTAAGAAGAGCAATAAACTCTCTCAGTCAGACGATGAAGACAGCGGTAGTGGCTTGACAACCCAGGAGATCAGAAACACACCAACAATGTTTGATGTATCGTCCTTGCTGGCAGCTTCTACCTCACAAACTTTTACGAAAGtgagcaagaaaaagaaggtgGGGGTTGAGAAGCAGAGACCGTCGTCCCCACACCTATTACAGGAGACATCGTTTCCCAGGTCATCTACTGAAAAGCCGCCAGAAGCAGAGCAGGCATCAAATGCGTCCTCTGCTCTTCACGCCCCTGACAGATCCGCAACTGTCATGAATGGTCATTCGGAAAAATCATTAGCGATCTGCAGTACACCCAAAGAGCCCCCTGGCCTTAAAAAGCCCACAGTGACTAACAAATGCCCTTTACCTCAGGAAGACTTCCCAGCTCTTGGGAGCTCAGGATCAGCTAGAATGCCCCCGCCACCAG GCTTTAACACTGTGGTGCTATTAAAGAGTCCTCCTCCGCCTCCGGGACTGTCGGTGCCTGTTAGTAAACCCCCTCCAGGTTTTGCTGTTATTCCATCCACCAATATCTGTGAACCTGTCACTACGTCTTTGAAAGA GCCCAAATCCTGTCACGGATCGTACTTGATCCCTGAAAACTTTCAGCAAAGGAACATTCAGCTAATACAATCTATTAAAGAATTTCTTCAAAGCGATGAGTCCAAGTTCAATAAATTTAAAACTCATTCTGGGCAATTCAGACAG GGTCTGATTTCTGCAGCACAGTATTACAAAAGTTGCCGAGAACTGCTTGGAGATAACTTCAAGAAAATTTTTAACGAGTTGTTGGTGTTGTTGCCGGACACGGTTAAGCAACAAGAACTGCTTTCTGCTCACAACGATTTcagaatcaaagaaaaacaaagctcaaacaaacccaaaaagaacaaaaagaatgTTTGGCAGACAGACTCCAACTCTGACCTCGACTGCTGTATCTGCCCAACGTGTAAGCAAGTACTAACTCAGCAGGACGTTGTCACCCACAAAGCGTTGCATATTGAGGACGAGGAGTTTCCTTCCTTACAAGCAATCAGCAGAATCATCAGTTAG
- the ZNF598 gene encoding E3 ubiquitin-protein ligase ZNF598 isoform X2, whose product MAASASGAAAGPADGSCVLCCGELEVVALGRCDHPICYRCSVRMRALCGVRYCAVCREELGQVVFGRKLTSFSTIALNQLQHEKKYDIYFTDGDVYALYRKLLQHECSLCPDVKPFNTFADLEQHMRKQHELFCCKLCVKHLKIFTYERKWYSRKDLARHRIHGDPDDTSHRGHPLCKFCDERYLDNDELLKHLRRDHYFCHFCDSDGAQEYYSDYEYLREHFREKHFLCEEGRCSTEQFTHAFRTEIDYKAHKTACHSKNRAEARQNRQIDLQFNYAPRHQRRNEGVIGGEDYEEVDRYNRQGRSGRLGGRGSQQNRRGSWRYKRSLCGQTECFGKRRGEEEDRDVAAAVRASVAAKRQEEKRRVEDKEDSSSRGKKEDLRDSEVLSSKRVPKSSNDATAAANGALSQDDFPAIGSAAGPLQGSVQLAAVKLKEEDFPSLSSSAAPTISSGMSLTYTATAKKTAFQEEDFPALVSKMRPNNKTVTNITSAWNNGSSKNVVKAISNPCISQLAKKPSSLNSTKGSKKSNKLSQSDDEDSGSGLTTQEIRNTPTMFDVSSLLAASTSQTFTKVSKKKKVGVEKQRPSSPHLLQETSFPRSSTEKPPEAEQASNASSALHAPDRSATVMNGHSEKSLAICSTPKEPPGLKKPTVTNKCPLPQEDFPALGSSGSARMPPPPGFNTVVLLKSPPPPPGLSVPVSKPPPGFAVIPSTNICEPVTTSLKEPKSCHGSYLIPENFQQRNIQLIQSIKEFLQSDESKFNKFKTHSGQFRQGLISAAQYYKSCRELLGDNFKKIFNELLVLLPDTVKQQELLSAHNDFRIKEKQSSNKPKKNKKNVWQTDSNSDLDCCICPTCKQVLTQQDVVTHKALHIEDEEFPSLQAISRIIS is encoded by the exons ATGGCCGCCTCGGcctccggcgcggcggcgggccccgccgACGGGTCGTGCGTGCTGTGCTGcggggagctggaggtggtggcGCTGGGCCGCTGCGACCACCCCATCTGCTACCGGTGCTCGGTGCGGATGCGGGCGCTGTGCGGCGTGCGGTACTGCGCGGTGTGCCGGGAGGAGCTGGGCCAG GTTGTCTTTGGACGGAAGCTTACATCTTTCTCAACAATAGCACTTAACCAGTTGCAGCATGAGAAGaaatatgacatttattttacagatggagatGTTTATGCACTGTACAG GAAGCTGCTGCAGCATGAATGCTCTTTGTGTCCAGATGTGAAGCCGTTCAATACCTTTGCAGATCTGGAACAGCACATGAGGAAGCAGCATGAACTCTTCTGTTGCAAGCTCTGTGTTAAACACTTAAAG atttttactTATGAACGGAAATGGTATTCTCGTAAGGACCTCGCCCGTCATCGAATCCATGGAGATCCAGATGACACCTCTCATCGTGGGCATCCCCTGTGTAAATTTTGTGACGAGCGTTATTTGGATAATGACGAGTTACTGAAACACCTAAGACGAGAtcattatttttgtcatttctgtgaCTCTGATGGTGCTCAGGAATACTACAG TGATTATGAATACCTTCGTGAACACTTCCGCGAAAAGCACTTCCTTTGCGAAGAGGGACGGTGCAGCACAGAACAGTTTACCCATGCTTTCCGCACAGAAATAGATTATAAAGCGCACAAAACGGCCTGCCACAGCAAGAACAGGGCAGAGGCCAGGCAGAACCGGCAGATAGACCTTCAGTTTAACTATGCTCCCAGGCACCAGAGGAGGAATGAGG GTGTTATAGGTGGAGAGGACTATGAAGAAGTTGACAGGTATAACAGGCAGGGGAGGTCAGGCAGATTGGGCGGCCGAGGAAGTCAGCAAAAcagaagaggcagctggagaTATAAGAG ATCTCTGTGTGGCCAGACTGAGtgctttggaaaaagaagagg GGAAGAAGAAGACAGAGACGTTGCAGCAGCAGTCAGGGCATCCGTAGCAGCTAAACGGCAAGAAGAGAAAAGACGCGTAGAAGACAaagaggacagcagcagcagaggtaaaAAGGAGGACTTGAGGGATTCGGAAGTGCTCAGCTCCAAACGCGTGCCAAAGTCTTCAAATGATGCTACAG CAGCTGCTAACGGCGCTTTAAGCCAAGACGACTTTCCAGCAATTGGTTCGGCAGCGGGACCTCTACAAGG cTCTGTCCAGCTAGCAGCGGTTAAGCTTAAAGAAGAAGATTTCCCAAGCTTGTCATCCTCTGCAGCACCCACCATCTCTTCTGGGATGTCTTTGACATATACAGCGactgcaaagaaaacagctttccaaGAGGAGGATTTTCCAGCTCTGGTGTCCAAAATGAGGCCTAACAATAAAACAGTAACTAACATCACATCTGCGTGGAACAATGGTTCCAGTAAAAACGTGGTCAAAGCCATTAGCAACCCCTGCATAAGCCAATTGGCCAAAAAACCATCCTCCTTGAATAGCACTAAAGGAAGTAAGAAGAGCAATAAACTCTCTCAGTCAGACGATGAAGACAGCGGTAGTGGCTTGACAACCCAGGAGATCAGAAACACACCAACAATGTTTGATGTATCGTCCTTGCTGGCAGCTTCTACCTCACAAACTTTTACGAAAGtgagcaagaaaaagaaggtgGGGGTTGAGAAGCAGAGACCGTCGTCCCCACACCTATTACAGGAGACATCGTTTCCCAGGTCATCTACTGAAAAGCCGCCAGAAGCAGAGCAGGCATCAAATGCGTCCTCTGCTCTTCACGCCCCTGACAGATCCGCAACTGTCATGAATGGTCATTCGGAAAAATCATTAGCGATCTGCAGTACACCCAAAGAGCCCCCTGGCCTTAAAAAGCCCACAGTGACTAACAAATGCCCTTTACCTCAGGAAGACTTCCCAGCTCTTGGGAGCTCAGGATCAGCTAGAATGCCCCCGCCACCAG GCTTTAACACTGTGGTGCTATTAAAGAGTCCTCCTCCGCCTCCGGGACTGTCGGTGCCTGTTAGTAAACCCCCTCCAGGTTTTGCTGTTATTCCATCCACCAATATCTGTGAACCTGTCACTACGTCTTTGAAAGA GCCCAAATCCTGTCACGGATCGTACTTGATCCCTGAAAACTTTCAGCAAAGGAACATTCAGCTAATACAATCTATTAAAGAATTTCTTCAAAGCGATGAGTCCAAGTTCAATAAATTTAAAACTCATTCTGGGCAATTCAGACAG GGTCTGATTTCTGCAGCACAGTATTACAAAAGTTGCCGAGAACTGCTTGGAGATAACTTCAAGAAAATTTTTAACGAGTTGTTGGTGTTGTTGCCGGACACGGTTAAGCAACAAGAACTGCTTTCTGCTCACAACGATTTcagaatcaaagaaaaacaaagctcaaacaaacccaaaaagaacaaaaagaatgTTTGGCAGACAGACTCCAACTCTGACCTCGACTGCTGTATCTGCCCAACGTGTAAGCAAGTACTAACTCAGCAGGACGTTGTCACCCACAAAGCGTTGCATATTGAGGACGAGGAGTTTCCTTCCTTACAAGCAATCAGCAGAATCATCAGTTAG
- the ZNF598 gene encoding E3 ubiquitin-protein ligase ZNF598 isoform X1, whose translation MAASASGAAAGPADGSCVLCCGELEVVALGRCDHPICYRCSVRMRALCGVRYCAVCREELGQVVFGRKLTSFSTIALNQLQHEKKYDIYFTDGDVYALYRKLLQHECSLCPDVKPFNTFADLEQHMRKQHELFCCKLCVKHLKIFTYERKWYSRKDLARHRIHGDPDDTSHRGHPLCKFCDERYLDNDELLKHLRRDHYFCHFCDSDGAQEYYSDYEYLREHFREKHFLCEEGRCSTEQFTHAFRTEIDYKAHKTACHSKNRAEARQNRQIDLQFNYAPRHQRRNEGVIGGEDYEEVDRYNRQGRSGRLGGRGSQQNRRGSWRYKRSLCGQTECFGKRRGEEEDRDVAAAVRASVAAKRQEEKRRVEDKEDSSSRGKKEDLRDSEVLSSKRVPKSSNDATEAAANGALSQDDFPAIGSAAGPLQGSVQLAAVKLKEEDFPSLSSSAAPTISSGMSLTYTATAKKTAFQEEDFPALVSKMRPNNKTVTNITSAWNNGSSKNVVKAISNPCISQLAKKPSSLNSTKGSKKSNKLSQSDDEDSGSGLTTQEIRNTPTMFDVSSLLAASTSQTFTKVSKKKKVGVEKQRPSSPHLLQETSFPRSSTEKPPEAEQASNASSALHAPDRSATVMNGHSEKSLAICSTPKEPPGLKKPTVTNKCPLPQEDFPALGSSGSARMPPPPGFNTVVLLKSPPPPPGLSVPVSKPPPGFAVIPSTNICEPVTTSLKEPKSCHGSYLIPENFQQRNIQLIQSIKEFLQSDESKFNKFKTHSGQFRQGLISAAQYYKSCRELLGDNFKKIFNELLVLLPDTVKQQELLSAHNDFRIKEKQSSNKPKKNKKNVWQTDSNSDLDCCICPTCKQVLTQQDVVTHKALHIEDEEFPSLQAISRIIS comes from the exons ATGGCCGCCTCGGcctccggcgcggcggcgggccccgccgACGGGTCGTGCGTGCTGTGCTGcggggagctggaggtggtggcGCTGGGCCGCTGCGACCACCCCATCTGCTACCGGTGCTCGGTGCGGATGCGGGCGCTGTGCGGCGTGCGGTACTGCGCGGTGTGCCGGGAGGAGCTGGGCCAG GTTGTCTTTGGACGGAAGCTTACATCTTTCTCAACAATAGCACTTAACCAGTTGCAGCATGAGAAGaaatatgacatttattttacagatggagatGTTTATGCACTGTACAG GAAGCTGCTGCAGCATGAATGCTCTTTGTGTCCAGATGTGAAGCCGTTCAATACCTTTGCAGATCTGGAACAGCACATGAGGAAGCAGCATGAACTCTTCTGTTGCAAGCTCTGTGTTAAACACTTAAAG atttttactTATGAACGGAAATGGTATTCTCGTAAGGACCTCGCCCGTCATCGAATCCATGGAGATCCAGATGACACCTCTCATCGTGGGCATCCCCTGTGTAAATTTTGTGACGAGCGTTATTTGGATAATGACGAGTTACTGAAACACCTAAGACGAGAtcattatttttgtcatttctgtgaCTCTGATGGTGCTCAGGAATACTACAG TGATTATGAATACCTTCGTGAACACTTCCGCGAAAAGCACTTCCTTTGCGAAGAGGGACGGTGCAGCACAGAACAGTTTACCCATGCTTTCCGCACAGAAATAGATTATAAAGCGCACAAAACGGCCTGCCACAGCAAGAACAGGGCAGAGGCCAGGCAGAACCGGCAGATAGACCTTCAGTTTAACTATGCTCCCAGGCACCAGAGGAGGAATGAGG GTGTTATAGGTGGAGAGGACTATGAAGAAGTTGACAGGTATAACAGGCAGGGGAGGTCAGGCAGATTGGGCGGCCGAGGAAGTCAGCAAAAcagaagaggcagctggagaTATAAGAG ATCTCTGTGTGGCCAGACTGAGtgctttggaaaaagaagagg GGAAGAAGAAGACAGAGACGTTGCAGCAGCAGTCAGGGCATCCGTAGCAGCTAAACGGCAAGAAGAGAAAAGACGCGTAGAAGACAaagaggacagcagcagcagaggtaaaAAGGAGGACTTGAGGGATTCGGAAGTGCTCAGCTCCAAACGCGTGCCAAAGTCTTCAAATGATGCTACAG AAGCAGCTGCTAACGGCGCTTTAAGCCAAGACGACTTTCCAGCAATTGGTTCGGCAGCGGGACCTCTACAAGG cTCTGTCCAGCTAGCAGCGGTTAAGCTTAAAGAAGAAGATTTCCCAAGCTTGTCATCCTCTGCAGCACCCACCATCTCTTCTGGGATGTCTTTGACATATACAGCGactgcaaagaaaacagctttccaaGAGGAGGATTTTCCAGCTCTGGTGTCCAAAATGAGGCCTAACAATAAAACAGTAACTAACATCACATCTGCGTGGAACAATGGTTCCAGTAAAAACGTGGTCAAAGCCATTAGCAACCCCTGCATAAGCCAATTGGCCAAAAAACCATCCTCCTTGAATAGCACTAAAGGAAGTAAGAAGAGCAATAAACTCTCTCAGTCAGACGATGAAGACAGCGGTAGTGGCTTGACAACCCAGGAGATCAGAAACACACCAACAATGTTTGATGTATCGTCCTTGCTGGCAGCTTCTACCTCACAAACTTTTACGAAAGtgagcaagaaaaagaaggtgGGGGTTGAGAAGCAGAGACCGTCGTCCCCACACCTATTACAGGAGACATCGTTTCCCAGGTCATCTACTGAAAAGCCGCCAGAAGCAGAGCAGGCATCAAATGCGTCCTCTGCTCTTCACGCCCCTGACAGATCCGCAACTGTCATGAATGGTCATTCGGAAAAATCATTAGCGATCTGCAGTACACCCAAAGAGCCCCCTGGCCTTAAAAAGCCCACAGTGACTAACAAATGCCCTTTACCTCAGGAAGACTTCCCAGCTCTTGGGAGCTCAGGATCAGCTAGAATGCCCCCGCCACCAG GCTTTAACACTGTGGTGCTATTAAAGAGTCCTCCTCCGCCTCCGGGACTGTCGGTGCCTGTTAGTAAACCCCCTCCAGGTTTTGCTGTTATTCCATCCACCAATATCTGTGAACCTGTCACTACGTCTTTGAAAGA GCCCAAATCCTGTCACGGATCGTACTTGATCCCTGAAAACTTTCAGCAAAGGAACATTCAGCTAATACAATCTATTAAAGAATTTCTTCAAAGCGATGAGTCCAAGTTCAATAAATTTAAAACTCATTCTGGGCAATTCAGACAG GGTCTGATTTCTGCAGCACAGTATTACAAAAGTTGCCGAGAACTGCTTGGAGATAACTTCAAGAAAATTTTTAACGAGTTGTTGGTGTTGTTGCCGGACACGGTTAAGCAACAAGAACTGCTTTCTGCTCACAACGATTTcagaatcaaagaaaaacaaagctcaaacaaacccaaaaagaacaaaaagaatgTTTGGCAGACAGACTCCAACTCTGACCTCGACTGCTGTATCTGCCCAACGTGTAAGCAAGTACTAACTCAGCAGGACGTTGTCACCCACAAAGCGTTGCATATTGAGGACGAGGAGTTTCCTTCCTTACAAGCAATCAGCAGAATCATCAGTTAG